Proteins encoded in a region of the Panicum hallii strain FIL2 chromosome 3, PHallii_v3.1, whole genome shotgun sequence genome:
- the LOC112884661 gene encoding TOM1-like protein 6, with the protein MYPVATGPPPARLPAASRVDKATSHLLQGPDWAVNLEICDTLNADRWQTKDVVKAVKKRLQHKDPKVQFLTLTLLETMMKNCGENVHFEVVDQHILQEMVKIVQKRHDMQVRDKALLLLDSWQEAFGGPGGKYPQYYWSYIELKRSGVMFPRRPVDAPPIFTPPAIHQEYGSPRYPSGSLNERMTSDVETLSFEGLNNIRNATELLRDMVNALNPADRMAVKDEIITDLVNQCRSNQQKLMRFVSSTGDEELLKQGLEINDGLQSVLAKHDAIASGSPLPVETLSREELHREDQNQQPSTPAIPHDNKVQVEEDEDDEFAQIARRKNKSVISSDEASSSAGDQALIAVDPALSEVSSVTSNALVPVDSTSVSGTRTKEQDMIDLLSLTLYSPPEPSTDSSTQSQTGAQPSVTSNGLEVPPNYQPAAANYPASNQAYPTNQGYLPYNNYVAPWAQTGPVSQPGAYQTQPQQYVSSYPAPPWAMPASANSTNPFQPATYQMRNPPVASVAPAATYPAPSKPYAAPPMQHVPPPNPKLMHSYNSSVSQTYNGPSMASDARMNGNQRSKETPAIAARPYYMPDNLFGDLIDVKSFGAGSKINRSTSMPSPKGGGQPMIGRNK; encoded by the exons ATGTACCCGGTGGCCacggggccgccgccggcgcggctGCCGGCGGCGTCGCGGGTGGACAAGGCCACGAGCCACCTGCTGCAGGGCCCAGACTGGGCCGTCAACCTCGAAATCTGCGACACGCTCAACGCCGACCGCTG GCAAACCAAGGATGTGGTAAAAGCAGTGAAGAAGCGATTGCAGCATAAGGACCCAAAAGTTCAATTCCTAACTTTGACG TTGTTGGAGACAATGATGAAGAACTGTGGTGAAAATGTTCATTTTGAAGTTGTTGATCAACATATTTTACAAGAGATGGTTAAAATTGTCCAGAAGAGG CACGATATGCAAGTGAGGGATAAAGCATTATTACTTCTAGATTCATGGCAAGAGGCATTTGGTGGACCTGGAGGCAAATATCCGCAGTATTACTGGTCATACATTGAACTAAAG AGGTCAGGAGTAATGTTCCCACGACGTCCTGTGGATGCTCCTCCAATATTTACTCCACCCGCAATACATCAAGAATATGGTTCACCTAGATATCCTTCTGGAAGTCTAAATGAGAGAATGACATCCGATGTTGAAACATTGAG TTTCGAGGGCTTGAATAATATTAGAAATGCAACAGAACTGCTGCGTGATATGGTGAATGCTTTGAACCCTGCTGATCGCATGGCAGTTAAAGATGAGATTATTACAGATCTTGTAAATCAATGTCGTTCAAATCAACAAAAGCTCATGCGATTTGTCAGTTCCACAGG GGATGAGGAACTGCTAAAGCAAGGCCTAGAAATAAATGACGGCTTACAGAGTGTACTTGCAAAACATGATGCTATTGCTTCTGGTTCACCATTACCAGTTGAAACACTAAGTAGAGAAGAGTTACACAGAGAGGATCAAAACCAACAGCCTTCTACACCAGCAATTCCACATGATAATAAGGTTCaagttgaagaggatgaagatgatgagTTTGCTCAGATTGCAAGAAG AAAAAACAAATCTGTGATAAGCAGTGATGAGGCATCGTCCAGTGCTGGTGATCAGGCCCTTATAGCTGTTGATCCAGCACTTTCTGAAGTCTCTTCAGTCACAAGCAATGCACTTGTTCCTGTTGATTCAACTTCTGTCAGTGGCACAAGGACGAAAGAGCAGGATATGATTGACCTTCTCAGCCTCACCTTGTACAGTCCTCCTGAACCATCTACGGATTCTTCAACACAGAGCCAAACTGGGGCTCAGCCGAGTGTCACATCAAATGGACTAGAAGTACCGCCAAACTATCAGCCTGCTGCGGCAAACTATCCTGCCAGTAACCAGGCTTATCCAACAAACCAGGGATATCTTCCATACAACAACTATGTTGCACCTTGGGCCCAAACTGGACCAGTCTCTCAGCCTGGAGCATATCAGACTCAACCCCAGCAATATGTGTCCAGCTATCCAGCACCACCATGGGCTATGCCTGCAAGTGCCAACTCAACCAATCCTTTCCAGCCTGCGACATACCAAATGCGAAACCCTCCCGTTGCTTCTGTTGCCCCTGCAGCTACCTATCCAGCTCCGTCGAAGCCGTATGCTGCTCCGCCAATGCAACATGTTCCACCTCCAAACCCCAAGCTGATGCATAGTTACAACTCTTCTGTTTCTCAAACATACAATGGTCCGAGCATGGCTTCAGATGCTCGGATGAATGGGAATCAACGATCAAAAGAAACTCCAGCAATAGCAGCCAGACCTTATTACATGCCAGACAATTTGTTTGGTGATTTGATCGACGTAAAGAGTTTTGGCGCTGGAAGCAAGATCAATAGGTCGACCAGCATGCCAAGTCCTAAGGGTGGTGGCCAGCCTATGATAGGTAGAAACAAATAG
- the LOC112885866 gene encoding uncharacterized protein LOC112885866 — protein MASNGNGNLKADTQQVKPTALDDVPGVTGLNTLATQAVSQREKRRSGFRNFWNRLSSGPRLKKLGPSPSFRFQQLALQRDEFSRSIHSDNHGSHDHFQFLRKINWGHLWMMAKDWIKEPMNMALFVWIACVAVSGAILFLVMTGMLNHALPKKSQRDTWFEVNNQILNALFTLMCLYQHPQRIYNFVLLCRWEQKDILRLRKIYCKNGTYKPNEWMHMMVVVILLNLNCFAQYALCGLNLGYRRSERPPIGVGLTISVAIGAAAFAGLYNIISPLGKDYDTEQADIDQEAQIEVASTESGRPTSRYKSFARRYSFIHSEERRFVESRPEWVGGLLDFWDQISLAYLSLFCSCCVFGWNMQRLGFGNMYVHIATFLLFCLAPFFIFTLAAGNINNPSLQSALGLTGLFLCFFGLLYGGFWRIQMRKRFNLPENTFCCRNPNATDCFQWLFCCSCSLAQEVRTADYYDITEDRSHRGQVTEESQRIMSPLRREDGSPLFKSHPSSPYRSGNASPSIFILESPSAPRRSSGSTPQGGSPTMGDRAMKAPTPSVLQRGGGPDHDTGASNEAATSPMR, from the coding sequence ATGGCCTCCAATGGTAATGGAAATCTGAAAGCTGACACTCAACAAGTCAAACCAACAGCTTTGGATGATGTTCCTGGCGTGACAGGCCTGAACACTCTTGCCACTCAGGCTGTTTCACAACGGGAAAAGCGGAGGAGTGGATTTAGGAACTTCTGGAATCGCCTTTCTAGTGGCCCCAGGTTAAAGAAGCTTGGGCCCTCCCCTTCGTTCAGGTTTCAACAGCTCGCTCTTCAACGTGATGAGTTCTCACGTTCCATCCATTCTGACAACCATGGTAGCCATGATCATTTCCAATTCCTCAGGAAGATTAATTGGGGCCATCTTTGGATGATGGCCAAGGATTGGATAAAGGAGCCTATGAACATGGCCCTTTTTGTTTGGATTGCTTGTGTTGCTGTGTCAGGAGCAATTCTCTTCCTTGTTATGACTGGAATGCTGAATCATGCTTTGCCAAAAAAATCGCAAAGAGACACCTGGTTTGAAGTGAACAACCAAATTCTGAATGCATTGTTCACACTCATGTGCCTTTATCAGCACCCACAacggatctacaactttgtgcTTCTGTGTCGATGGGAGCAAAAGGACATTCTAAGGCTTAGGAAGATATATTGCAAAAATGGAACATATAAGCCTAATGAGTGGATGCACATGATGGTTGTTGTAATCCTTCTTAATCTGAATTGCTTTGCTCAGTATGCCCTTTGCGGTCTAAACCTGGGATACCGCAGATCTGAACGGCCTCCTATTGGTGTTGGCCTGACTATATCTGTTGCAATTGGGGCTGCAGCATTCGCTGGTCTGTATAATATCATCAGCCCACTTGGGAAGGATTATGACACAGAACAGGCGGACATTGATCAAGAAGCACAAATTGAAGTCGCCTCCACTGAGAGTGGGAGGCCAACTTCACGATATAAGTCATTTGCAAGGAGGTACTCTTTCATTCATAGTGAAGAACGTCGTTTCGTGGAGAGTAGGCCTGAGTGGGTTGGCGGACTACTGGATTTCTGGGACCAGATATCTCTTGCGTACTTGTCACTTTTCTGCAGCTGCTGTGTCTTTGGCTGGAACATGCAGAGGCTTGGATTTGGCAACATGTATGTCCATATCGCGACGTTTCTGCTCTTTTGCCTAGCACCATTTTTTATCTTCACCCTGGCAGCTGGCAACATTAACAACCCCTCCCTTCAATCGGCATTGGGGCTCACTGGTCTTTTCCTATGCTTCTTCGGTTTACTGTATGGTGGCTTTTGGAGAATACAAATGAGGAAGAGATTCAACCTGCCTGAAAATACCTTCTGCTGCCGCAACCCCAATGCGACAGATTGTTTCCAGTGGTTGTTCTGCTGCTCATGTTCCCTTGCCCAGGAGGTCAGAACTGCTGATTACTACGATATTACAGAGGACAGGTCACACAGAGGGCAAGTGACTGAGGAAAGCCAGCGCATAATGTCCCCGTTGCGACGTGAAGATGGTTCGCCCCTGTTCAAGTCCCATCCGAGTTCGCCATACAGGAGTGGCAATGCTAGTCCGTCGATCTTCATTCTGGAGAGCCCATCAGCTCCACGCAGGTCATCTGGTTCCACGCCTCAGGGTGGTTCACCAACGATGGGTGACAGGGCGATGAAGGCGCCAACCCCATCCGTTCTCCAGAGAGGAGGTGGACCGGATCATGACACGGGGGCATCCAATGAAGCAGCTACAAGTCCAATGAGATGA
- the LOC112887889 gene encoding uncharacterized protein LOC112887889, producing the protein MGRPPGKTALYKHRSLSPCYALIVLPHQTEKPGAKASRRPASPRPPVATRASAPSSRRRREGGGRSGMGNSLRCCLACMLPCGALDVVRVVHLSGHVDEFACPLAAADVLAAHPNDALTDAWSAGATRKIVILSPDSELKRGRIYFLIPSACSAPAAEMKKHHRRNRASKKKHGHGRRKVAASSTAEQDNYLRELLSEKREASHRRRRSGARPGVWRPRLESIAEEPSET; encoded by the coding sequence ATGGGCCGCCCGCCCGGCAAAACAGCTCTATATAAACACCGTAGCCTTTCCCCGTGCTACGCCCTCATCGTACTCCCTCACCAAACAGAAAAGCCGGGAGCCAAAGCTAGCCGGCGACCGGcatctcctcgtcctcctgtcGCCACGCGCGCGTCCGCACcaagcagccgccgccgccgggaagGAGGAGGACGAAGCGGCATGGGGAACAGCCTGCGGTGCTGCCTGGCGTGCATGCTCCCCTGCGGCGCGCTGGACGTGGTCCGCGTGGTGCACCTCAGCGGGCACGTCGACGAGTTCGCCTGCCCGCTCGCCGCGGCCGACGTCCTCGCCGCGCACCCCAACGACGCGCTCACCGACGCCTGGTCGGCCGGCGCCACCCGGAAGATCGTCATCCTGTCGCCGGACTCGGAGCTCAAGCGCGGGCGCATCTACTTCCTCATCCCCTCCGCGtgctccgcgcccgccgccgagATGAAGAAGCACCACCGCAGGAACCGCGCCAGCAAGAAGAAGCACGGCCACGGGCGCCGCAAGGTCGCGGCGAGCAGCACGGCGGAGCAGGACAACTACCTGCGGGAGCTGCTGTCGGAGAAGCGGGAGGCGagccaccggcggcggcggagcggcgccCGCCCCGGCGTGTGGCGGCCGCGGCTCGAGAGCATAGCGGAGGAGCCCTCGGAGACGTAG
- the LOC112887888 gene encoding WRKY transcription factor WRKY24-like has protein sequence MPRQVGLGIAILHRLPCLAPLSSPAASSSEPPPRLPPPMTSTPGSFGTLANTGPVALSFATSSFASFLGAPASGGADSGGLSKFKAMPPPSLPLSHPPASPSSFLNAFSGFLDSPILLTPSLFPSPTTGAIPSEPFNWMGTSETPQTGVKDEQRQYTDFTFQTAAPVPETTVAGAAQTASFPQSSSMLMAPLGGLGYSYNGELQQQQPWSYQEPTAQFEAPSATATQPDMLGNGAAPAAVPGFREQSNRPSSDDGYNWRKYGQKNMKGSENPRSYYKCSFPGCPTKKKVERSPDGQVTEIVYKGTHNHPKPQSTRRNSSSAPAPAVSSYVLQSASDAAAEHSFGALSGTPVATPENSSGSFGDDEINGVSSRLAGNFGAEELDDDEPDSKKWRKDGGDGEAVSVAGNRTVREPRVVVQTMSDIDVLDDGYRWRKYGQKVVKGNPNPRSYYKCTTAGCPVRKHVERACHDTRAVVTTYEGKHNHDVPPARGSSASLYRAALAAQQAAGYHQQGARVAAPTTDGRFGFGAGSGHGAFCGGLLDGGAPTQAADGGFALSGFGNGSAYSYTSQQQQQSEAMYYAGPSAKDEPRDDMSFFEQPLLF, from the exons ATGCCGCGGCAGGTCGGTCTCGGGATCGCCATCCTGCACCGGCTGCCTTGCCTAGCTCCCCTCTCCTCACCGGCAGCCTCCTCGTCTGAGCCGCCTCCGCGCCTCCCTCCGCCGATGACCTCGACGCCGGGGAGCTTTGGAACGCTGGCGAACACCGGACCCGTCGCGCTCTCGTTCGCGACCAGCTCCTTCGCCAGCTTTCTTGGCGCCCCGGCTTCTGGCGGAGCAGACAGCGGTGGGCTGTCCAAGTTCAAGGccatgccgccgccgtccctccCGCTGTCGCACCCGCcggcgtcgccgtcgtcgttccTCAACGCGTTCTCCGGCTTCCTCGACTCGCCGATCCTCCTAACGCCCAGC TTGTTCCCCTCGCCGACGACGGGCGCGATCCCGTCGGAGCCCTTCAACTGGATGGGCACGTCGGAGACCCCGCAGACCGGCGTAAAGGATGAGCAGCGGCAGTACACCGACTTCACGTTCCAGACGGCGGCGCCCGTGCCGGAAACGACGGTGGCCGGAGCCGCGCAGACTGCGTCCTTCCCGCAATCGTCGTCCATGCTGATGGCGCCATTG GGTGGACTTGGATATTCGTACAACGGCGAGCTGCAGCAACAGCAGCCATGGAGCTACCAGGAGCCCACCGCGCAATTCGAGGCGccgtcggcgacggcgacgcaGCCTGACATGCTCGGGAACGGCGCGGCGCCCGCGGCGGTTCCCGGGTTCCGCGAGCAGAGCAACCGGCCGTCGTCGGACGACGGCTACAACTGGCGCAAGTACGGGCAGAAGAACATGAAGGGGAGCGAGAACCCGCGCAGCTACTACAAGTGCAGCTTCCCCGGCTGCCCGACCAAGAAGAAGGTGGAGCGGTCGCCGGACGGGCAGGTCACCGAGATCGTGTACAAGGGCACGCACAACCACCCCAAGCCGCAGAGCACGCGCCGGAACTCCAGCTcggccccggcgccggcggtaTCGTCGTACGTGCTGCAGAGCGCCagcgacgcggcggcggagcacTCCTTCGGCGCGCTGTCCGGCACGCCCGTGGCGACGCCCGAGAACTCGTCGGGGTCGTTCGGGGACGACGAGATCAACGGCGTGAGCTCGCGGCTCGCCGGTAACTTCGGCGCCGAGGAGCTCGATGACGACGAACCCGACTCCAAGAAATG GAGGAaagacggcggcgacggcgaggcggtCTCGGTGGCTGGGAACCGGACGGTGCGGGAGCCGAGGGTCGTCGTGCAGACGATGAGCGACATCGACGTCCTCGACGACGGCTACCGGTGGCGCAAGTACGGGCAGAAGGTGGTGAAGGGCAACCCGAACCCCCGGAGCTACTACAAGTGCACGACGGCGGGGTGCCCCGTGCGGAAGCACGTGGAGCGCGCGTGCCACGACACCCGCGCCGTGGTCACCACCTACGAGGGCAAGCACAACCATGACGTGCCCCCTGCGCGCGGCAGCAGCGCCTCGCTCTACCGCGCCGCGCTGGCGGCGCAGCAGGCCGCGGGGTACCACCAGCAGGGCGCCCGCGTCGCCGCCCCGACGACCGACGGGCGGTTCGGCTTCGGCGCCGGCAGCGGCCACGGTGCGTTCTGCGGCGGCctgctcgacggcggcgcgccgaCGCAGGCCGCGGACGGCGGCTTCGCCCTGTCCGGGTTCGGCAATGGTTCGGCGTACTCTTACAcgagccagcagcagcagcagagcgaGGCGATGTACTACGCCGGCCCATCAGCCAAGGACGAGCCACGAGACGACATGTCGTTTTTCGAGCAGCCATTGCTGTTCTGA
- the LOC112884662 gene encoding alanine--glyoxylate aminotransferase 2 homolog 3, mitochondrial-like — translation MQRLASSRRLLRAALAPARANSSLSAAVAAPAPENGAASPKMPGFDYTPPPYDGPRAEEIFRKRAEFLSPSLFHFYDRPLNIVDGKMQYLFDEDGRRYLDAFGGIATVCCGHCHPDVVEAMVNQAKRIQHSTVLYLNHAIADFAEALASKMPGDLKVVFFTNSGTEANELALMIARLYTGCNDIISLRNGYHGNAAGTMGATAQSNWKFNVVQVGVHHVLNPDPYRGAFGSDGEKYARDVQEIIEFGTTGRVAGFISEAIQGVGGIVELAPGYLPAAYDIVRKAGGLCIADEVQAGVARTGSHFWGFEGHGVIPDIVTMAKGIGNGIPIGAVVTTPEIAQVLTRRSYFNTFGGNPVSTAGGHAVLKVLEKEKLQENAFVVGSYLKEQLNKLKEKHDIIGDVRGKGFLLGVELVTDREKKTPAKAEISHAMNHMKDLGVLVGKGGFYGNVFRITPPLCFTKEDSDFFIDVMDIALSKL, via the exons ATGCAGCGCCTCGCCTCCTCCCGGAGGCTCCTCCGGGCCGCGCTCGCCCCTGCCAGGGCCAACTCCAGCCTCTCCGCGGCCGTCGCCGCGCCAGCGCCGGAGAATGGCGCCGCGTCCCCGAAGATGCCGGGCTTCGACtacacgccgccgccctacgACGGCCCGCGGGCCGAGGAGATCTTCCGGAAGCGGGCCGAGTTCCTCAGCCCGTCCCTCTTCCACTTCTACGACCGCCCC TTGAACATAGTTGATGGAAAGATGCAGTACCTATTTGATGAGGATGGCCGTCGTTACCTGGATGCTTTTGGTGGCATCGCAACAGTTTGCTGTGGGCACTGCCATCCTGATGTTGTTGAAGCCATGGTAAACCAGGCAAAAAGGATCCAACACTCCACAGTTCTGTATCTCAATCATGCCATTGCAGATTTTGCAGAGGCATTGGCATCCAAAATGCCTGGTGATCTGAAG GTAGTTTTCTTCACAAATTCAGGCACGGAGGCAAATGAGCTCGCACTGATGATTGCACGTCTTTACACTGGTTGCAATGACATTATCTCGCTTCGGAATGGATACCATGGAAATGCTGCTGGAACAATGGGTGCTACCGCGCAGTCCAATTGGAAATTCAATGTTGTTCAG GTGGGAGTACACCATGTGCTTAACCCAGACCCCTACAGAGGTGCTTTTGGCTCTGATGGCGAGAAATATGCCAGAGATGTTCAGGAAATCATTGAATTTGGGACTACAGGGAGAGTTGCTGGTTTCATTTCAGAAGCCATACAG GGGGTTGGTGGAATAGTGGAATTGGCACCAGGATACTTGCCAGCAGCATATGATATAGTAAGGAAAGCCGGTGGTCTCTGCATTGCTGACGAAGTTCAGGCGGGTGTCGCACGAACTGGAAGCCACTTCTGGGGATTTGAAGGCCACGGTGTTATCCCAGACATAGTTACCATGGCAAAG GGTATTGGAAACGGCATACCGATAGGAGCTGTCGTGACAACACCGGAGATTGCTCAGGTGTTGACCCGTAGAAGCTACTTCAACACCTTTGGTGGTAACCCCGTCAGCACAGCGGGTGGGCATGCGGTTCTCAAAGTGCTGGAGAAGGAGAAGCTCCAGGAGAACGCGTTTGTTGTGGGCTCCTATCTGAAGGAACAGCTTAACAAGCTGAAAGAGAAGCATGACA TCATCGGTGACGTTAGGGGGAAAGGCTTCCTTCTTGGAGTTGAGTTAGTGACAGACCGTGAAAAGAAAACGCCAGCCAAAGCTGAGATCTCACATGCCATGAACCACATGAAAG ATTTGGGGGTGTTGGTTGGGAAGGGCGGTTTCTACGGGAACGTGTTCAGGATAACACCTCCGTTGTGCTTCACTAAAGAGGACTCTG ACTTCTTCATTGATGTGATGGACATCGCGCTCTCGAAGCTGTGA